Proteins co-encoded in one Desulfitobacterium hafniense DCB-2 genomic window:
- a CDS encoding tripartite tricarboxylate transporter TctB family protein: protein MAFIQQAEEKKGSRKNGEIITVIILALMALFIIYNSLQLEYSSNFGPGPGFMPFWIGMAMLLCCAIIAWNIYKKYFKLQAENDEKLFRASQMSRVFLMILLIIVVGILFPMVGAIPVMAVYMVYVLRFMGKHTWKKSILITIGFLAAVYLLFEKFLNVPLPLGIFSFLE from the coding sequence GTGGCTTTTATTCAACAGGCAGAGGAAAAAAAAGGAAGCAGGAAAAATGGTGAGATTATTACCGTTATTATCTTAGCCCTTATGGCGTTATTCATCATTTACAACTCCCTTCAGTTGGAATATAGCAGCAATTTCGGCCCTGGCCCCGGCTTTATGCCTTTCTGGATCGGCATGGCCATGCTGCTCTGCTGTGCAATTATTGCTTGGAATATCTATAAGAAATATTTCAAACTTCAAGCTGAGAATGATGAGAAGCTCTTTAGAGCCAGTCAGATGTCCCGAGTCTTTTTAATGATCTTGTTGATTATTGTCGTAGGTATTTTGTTCCCGATGGTGGGCGCCATACCGGTGATGGCTGTTTATATGGTCTATGTTTTGCGTTTTATGGGAAAACACACCTGGAAGAAATCAATACTGATTACCATCGGTTTCCTTGCCGCAGTCTATTTGCTTTTTGAGAAATTCCTGAATGTGCCGTTACCGCTGGGGATTTTCTCATTTTTAGAATAG
- a CDS encoding PucR family transcriptional regulator, which produces MDILWYVLEETIQKYSSFFEATAYMLDRNGTVVISSDGSLLGSKLFRSHPHANLNRVIEGGAKELGVAQDFLYCVSVMQNDMFYCYIAAKSEKVAAVSLCCQTAAIAVGELLVANPDRPLPDILKVSEGSRHSMLVDSLLAQPYNHQKTLALFQTAELDGTLLRSIICIEMVFQTNQYFNINLNLGYQPIIEDARSKIISIVEANKYFNTQDICAYRGENKIVIVKSFINNHDISKVYLALDKICESLCEELSGAYLLDFKIAYGNLYNTISKLRCSYEEAKEIISIGKIEYPDKNFYNVDSIITDIICRFLHPQVVNKVFIPLIKRLTNSEGVLEHNLLESCEAFIDSCMNLNRAAHDIMVHRNTLNNRIAKLNSLTGLDPANSFQDALILKLLIVYLRQQNNLMINEP; this is translated from the coding sequence TTGGACATCCTCTGGTACGTTTTGGAAGAGACAATTCAAAAATACAGTTCTTTTTTTGAAGCTACTGCTTACATGCTGGATCGTAACGGTACTGTAGTGATCAGCTCGGACGGCTCTCTTCTTGGCAGCAAGCTGTTTCGTTCCCATCCTCATGCCAACCTTAATCGTGTCATAGAAGGCGGGGCAAAAGAACTAGGGGTTGCTCAGGATTTTCTATACTGTGTCTCCGTTATGCAAAACGACATGTTCTATTGCTATATAGCTGCCAAAAGCGAAAAAGTTGCCGCAGTTTCACTCTGCTGCCAAACAGCCGCCATAGCTGTCGGGGAGTTGCTGGTTGCCAACCCGGACAGGCCATTGCCGGATATACTTAAGGTATCCGAAGGTTCCCGGCACAGTATGCTGGTGGATTCTTTACTGGCCCAACCCTATAATCACCAGAAAACTCTTGCCCTGTTCCAAACCGCTGAGCTGGATGGCACTTTACTGAGGTCAATCATCTGCATTGAAATGGTTTTTCAAACCAATCAATATTTTAATATCAACCTTAACCTTGGCTATCAGCCTATTATTGAAGATGCCCGTTCAAAGATCATTTCTATAGTTGAAGCCAATAAATACTTTAATACACAAGATATCTGTGCCTATCGGGGCGAAAATAAAATTGTCATCGTAAAATCCTTTATCAACAATCATGACATTTCCAAAGTTTATCTGGCCCTGGACAAAATTTGCGAGAGTCTATGCGAGGAATTATCGGGGGCTTATTTATTGGATTTCAAGATCGCCTATGGTAACCTTTACAACACTATCTCCAAGCTTCGCTGCAGCTACGAGGAAGCCAAGGAAATCATCTCCATCGGTAAAATAGAATACCCCGATAAGAATTTTTATAATGTTGACAGCATCATAACCGATATTATTTGCCGCTTTTTGCACCCCCAAGTTGTCAATAAGGTCTTTATCCCTTTGATAAAGCGCCTGACCAACTCCGAAGGGGTTCTGGAACATAACCTTCTTGAGTCCTGCGAAGCGTTTATCGACTCTTGCATGAATCTTAACCGGGCGGCCCATGATATTATGGTTCATCGCAATACTCTCAACAACAGAATCGCCAAACTCAATTCTTTAACAGGACTTGATCCTGCCAACTCTTTTCAGGATGCCTTAATTTTAAAATTACTGATTGTTTATCTAAGGCAGCAAAATAACCTGATGATCAATGAACCGTAA
- a CDS encoding tripartite tricarboxylate transporter permease, which yields MGFQLALSFTNIMVCLLGIVVGVIIGALPGFGPAAGVAILLPMTFGMPPSTAMIMLCGIYFGAMFGGAISAILINTPGDSAAVMTSLDGYPLAQQGKAGPALGMSTIASFIGGTVGVIALTLIAPIIAKFAVSFGPPEYFGLMVLGLTTLAGMTGKDATKGFMMALLGLFLSVIGADIMTGQQRFVFGIPSLWVGIDFIPVVMGLFGLSEVLINCEEDIKITMQKMKLTLRNILPSKQDMKDSVGALSRGSILGFFIGVLPGAGATIASFISYSTAKKISKHPEKFGKGAIEGVAAPESANNAAASGAMVPLLTLGLPGSGTTAVMLGALLMLGLNPGPLLFRDNPEFVFTIIASLYFANIMLVILNLVGIPAFTSVLKVPYSILMPCIVIFLILGVYSLEFTMINVWIMIFFGIVGYFMKKMDYPGAPLVLALVLGPITEQSLRRSLALSHGDFGVFFTSPISCTLIIISILVVIWPLIKGRCIKKKA from the coding sequence ATGGGTTTTCAGCTGGCACTCTCTTTCACTAATATTATGGTATGTCTGCTTGGTATAGTTGTGGGAGTTATCATTGGTGCCTTACCGGGTTTCGGCCCCGCGGCCGGTGTTGCCATCTTACTGCCGATGACCTTTGGCATGCCCCCCAGTACGGCAATGATCATGCTCTGTGGAATATATTTCGGAGCTATGTTCGGGGGGGCGATCAGTGCCATTCTTATCAATACCCCCGGAGATTCTGCAGCGGTGATGACCTCTCTGGACGGCTATCCCCTGGCCCAACAGGGAAAGGCCGGACCTGCCCTGGGGATGTCAACCATTGCCTCCTTTATAGGCGGGACCGTTGGAGTGATCGCCCTTACCCTGATAGCGCCGATCATTGCTAAGTTTGCCGTCTCATTCGGTCCTCCGGAATACTTTGGTCTGATGGTCCTGGGACTGACCACCTTAGCCGGTATGACGGGAAAGGATGCGACGAAGGGATTTATGATGGCTCTCCTCGGTCTCTTTCTTTCGGTAATCGGTGCCGATATTATGACCGGTCAGCAGCGTTTTGTCTTTGGCATCCCTTCCTTGTGGGTTGGTATAGATTTTATCCCGGTGGTTATGGGGTTATTCGGTTTATCGGAAGTTTTAATTAACTGTGAGGAAGATATTAAGATTACTATGCAAAAGATGAAACTTACCCTGCGCAATATCTTACCTTCCAAGCAGGACATGAAGGATTCTGTAGGGGCTTTAAGCCGCGGTTCCATACTGGGTTTCTTTATTGGGGTTCTGCCGGGGGCAGGCGCCACCATTGCCTCGTTTATCTCTTACAGTACGGCGAAAAAGATCTCCAAGCATCCTGAAAAGTTCGGCAAAGGCGCTATCGAAGGAGTTGCCGCTCCTGAATCGGCCAATAATGCGGCCGCCTCGGGTGCTATGGTTCCTTTGCTCACTCTTGGGCTACCGGGTTCAGGGACAACGGCAGTTATGCTGGGAGCATTATTAATGCTGGGACTGAACCCCGGTCCCCTCTTGTTCAGAGATAATCCTGAATTTGTCTTTACCATTATCGCTTCCTTATATTTCGCCAATATCATGCTGGTCATTCTTAATCTTGTCGGCATCCCTGCCTTTACCAGCGTCCTGAAGGTTCCTTATTCCATTTTGATGCCTTGTATCGTCATCTTTTTGATTCTTGGAGTTTACAGCCTCGAGTTTACCATGATTAACGTCTGGATCATGATTTTCTTCGGCATCGTCGGCTACTTCATGAAGAAGATGGATTATCCGGGAGCACCCTTGGTTCTGGCCTTAGTATTAGGTCCTATCACAGAACAGTCTTTACGGAGATCTTTGGCCCTTTCCCATGGTGACTTCGGTGTATTTTTCACAAGCCCGATCAGCTGCACCTTGATTATCATCAGTATCCTGGTCGTTATTTGGCCTTTAATTAAAGGAAGATGTATAAAGAAAAAAGCTTAG
- a CDS encoding 4Fe-4S binding protein produces MKIDVNKCIGCGLCAPYCPMGVLYKDGETMSIDHDECVECGICLNCAKCPKGAFYQDELSWPRILRAEFSNPLVPHASTGITGRGTEEMKSNDVTGRFKPGMFGLGIELGRPGIGTRLTEVEKVSMALAEYAEEFEPVNPVTQLMVDTQTGKFRDDALGEKVLSAIVEFTAPLEALPKVLERLRKLADEVDTVFSVSLISILDENGKSPVEDIAKQCGFPVADRTKINVGLGRIPAKGGN; encoded by the coding sequence ATGAAAATTGATGTTAATAAATGTATCGGATGCGGACTATGCGCACCTTATTGCCCAATGGGTGTTCTATACAAAGACGGCGAAACAATGTCCATTGATCATGACGAATGTGTGGAGTGTGGTATCTGCCTCAATTGTGCCAAATGCCCTAAAGGCGCCTTCTATCAGGATGAGCTTTCCTGGCCGCGGATCCTGAGGGCAGAATTCAGCAATCCTTTGGTGCCCCACGCCTCCACCGGTATTACCGGCCGTGGGACTGAGGAAATGAAATCCAATGACGTTACGGGCAGATTTAAGCCGGGAATGTTTGGCCTGGGTATCGAGCTGGGCAGACCGGGTATCGGAACCAGACTGACTGAAGTGGAAAAGGTGTCCATGGCTTTGGCCGAATATGCAGAAGAGTTCGAGCCGGTGAATCCTGTGACACAGCTAATGGTTGATACCCAAACCGGTAAATTCCGTGACGATGCTCTAGGAGAAAAAGTTTTATCCGCTATTGTCGAATTTACTGCCCCACTTGAAGCTCTGCCTAAAGTTCTGGAGAGGCTCAGGAAGCTGGCAGATGAAGTCGATACCGTGTTCAGTGTCTCACTGATTTCTATTCTTGATGAAAACGGCAAGTCTCCTGTAGAGGACATAGCTAAGCAATGCGGATTTCCAGTAGCTGACAGAACGAAGATTAACGTAGGATTGGGGAGAATTCCCGCTAAAGGAGGAAACTGA
- a CDS encoding phosphotransferase, with protein sequence MYDISKERELLDYLQKNGLIEGKDYTVRYFNNGVSATVAMIENDKKSIIAKQALAKLNVAADWACDQSRMLVEQKALTTYSKIIKEYVPAPIFYDEENYIMVREAAPRSSSMWKEQLLKGVLDFSVAEKAAQALSAIHNRTAGDQQVAEEFKEIKFFYDLRIEPYIETVVKVHPQLKEHADRIVDRLMNQKIALVHGDYSPKNILVDQDRLYVLDLEVSHYGNPAFDLAFFTNHFVLKAVKNSRWYNAYLTMLDFIAQSYLKAIEFADAKKFEHEAVQILAYHMLARIDGKSPAEYITDSLDKDIVRAVAFKIIEQDSSCYDDVMSELAAVLRKSKKY encoded by the coding sequence ATGTATGATATTTCGAAGGAAAGAGAACTGCTCGATTATTTGCAAAAAAATGGACTGATTGAGGGAAAGGACTACACGGTCAGATACTTTAACAATGGAGTTTCCGCCACGGTGGCCATGATTGAAAATGACAAAAAGAGCATTATTGCCAAACAGGCCTTGGCAAAGCTCAATGTAGCGGCGGATTGGGCTTGTGACCAAAGCCGTATGCTGGTTGAACAAAAGGCGCTTACTACCTACTCTAAGATCATTAAAGAGTATGTGCCGGCGCCAATTTTCTATGATGAAGAAAACTATATCATGGTGCGTGAGGCCGCACCGAGAAGCAGCTCCATGTGGAAAGAGCAATTACTAAAAGGAGTGTTGGATTTCTCAGTTGCTGAAAAGGCGGCCCAAGCTTTATCCGCTATCCATAACAGAACTGCCGGTGACCAACAGGTGGCCGAAGAGTTTAAAGAAATTAAGTTCTTTTACGATTTAAGAATCGAACCTTATATAGAAACCGTTGTTAAAGTTCATCCCCAGCTCAAAGAGCATGCGGATAGAATCGTGGATCGACTTATGAATCAAAAAATTGCCTTAGTTCACGGAGATTATAGTCCCAAAAATATACTTGTCGATCAGGACCGCTTATATGTACTGGATCTCGAGGTTTCCCATTACGGTAATCCTGCGTTTGATCTTGCTTTCTTCACAAACCATTTCGTACTTAAAGCTGTAAAAAACAGCCGGTGGTATAACGCCTATCTAACTATGCTGGATTTCATTGCTCAAAGCTATCTTAAAGCGATTGAATTTGCGGATGCTAAGAAATTTGAACATGAGGCAGTACAAATCCTGGCTTACCACATGCTTGCCCGCATAGATGGCAAATCCCCTGCCGAGTACATTACCGACAGCTTGGATAAGGACATAGTCAGGGCGGTTGCCTTTAAAATCATCGAGCAGGACAGTTCCTGTTACGACGATGTTATGAGTGAACTTGCCGCTGTATTAAGAAAGTCTAAGAAATATTAG
- a CDS encoding D-2-hydroxyacid dehydrogenase codes for MNIKNGRSAPVNIVVLDGYTLNPGDLSWQELERLGDLTVYDRTPEELIYERAKDAEVLLTNKTPLRENVLTKLEKLKYISVTATGYDIVDIKYAYDNNILVTNIPTYGTASVAQAVFALLLEMCNNVQKHNDLVKGGAWSESLDWCFWKYPLMELANKKMGIIGFGRIGQQTAKVANALGMEVLAYDRFKLENLPIDFKYVELDQLFAQADVISLHCPLTPENAGIINKDTIAQMKRNVILINTSRGKLVVEDDLYEALSTGRIAGACLDVLAVEPPSRDNPLLKAKNCIITPHISWATKEARARIMALTIENLKAYLDNKPINRIKLS; via the coding sequence ATGAATATAAAGAATGGGAGGAGTGCGCCAGTGAATATAGTGGTGCTTGACGGCTATACTTTGAATCCCGGTGATTTATCCTGGCAGGAATTAGAGCGCCTTGGCGACCTAACAGTATACGACAGAACACCGGAAGAATTAATCTATGAACGTGCCAAAGATGCTGAAGTATTATTGACCAATAAGACCCCTTTAAGAGAAAATGTCTTAACGAAGCTGGAGAAATTAAAATATATATCTGTAACGGCCACAGGATACGATATTGTTGATATAAAATATGCATATGACAATAACATATTGGTAACCAATATACCTACCTATGGAACCGCTTCCGTTGCTCAAGCGGTATTTGCCCTTCTGCTGGAAATGTGCAACAATGTCCAAAAACACAATGATCTTGTCAAGGGAGGGGCATGGTCAGAAAGTTTGGATTGGTGTTTTTGGAAATACCCATTAATGGAGTTAGCCAACAAAAAGATGGGTATTATCGGGTTTGGGCGGATAGGCCAACAAACCGCTAAGGTTGCTAATGCTCTGGGTATGGAGGTTTTGGCTTATGATCGGTTTAAACTGGAGAATCTCCCTATTGACTTTAAGTATGTAGAGCTTGACCAATTATTTGCACAAGCAGACGTCATTTCACTTCATTGCCCACTCACACCTGAGAACGCAGGAATTATCAATAAAGACACTATTGCTCAAATGAAAAGGAATGTGATACTAATCAATACCTCCAGGGGAAAACTTGTTGTGGAAGATGATCTTTACGAAGCTCTAAGCACTGGTAGAATTGCAGGCGCCTGCCTGGATGTGCTTGCCGTGGAACCGCCTTCACGGGACAACCCACTGCTAAAGGCTAAGAATTGTATCATTACGCCGCACATATCATGGGCTACCAAGGAAGCCAGGGCCAGAATTATGGCCCTGACCATAGAGAACCTTAAAGCTTATCTGGATAATAAGCCAATCAATAGGATCAAGTTATCGTAG
- a CDS encoding tripartite tricarboxylate transporter substrate binding protein, whose product MKKSKKAISVFLCLVLVMVALAGCGNSSAPAASDPAKETEGWVPTKNVTIVVQAGAGGGSDIFARKFAEIATAKGLSPKPIVVENRPGGGGAVAYNYVGKQQHGDPHYLTIVVTPFLTTPLQGMAEVDYTKFEAIARMGVDNSNGLLVPAKSQFNTIEEFIDYAKANPLKLNLGGGNIGSADSIMTQVLEEGTGIKLNYVAFGGGGETVTAALGGHVDAIWGNLAETKDYVDNGDLKLLATISSERLSLTPDTPTFIEKGYPEVDYPMFRGFAAPGGIPEEAIAYWEDVCKQVYDSPEWQEGYLKANVISPGFMGRAEFSQELEAQNEFHAKVLKALGLIK is encoded by the coding sequence TTGAAAAAGAGTAAGAAGGCTATCAGTGTGTTTCTTTGCTTGGTTCTGGTGATGGTTGCCTTGGCAGGCTGCGGCAATTCTTCCGCTCCGGCAGCCTCAGATCCTGCCAAAGAGACAGAGGGCTGGGTTCCGACTAAGAATGTCACCATCGTGGTTCAAGCCGGTGCCGGTGGGGGCAGCGATATCTTTGCCCGAAAATTTGCCGAAATTGCCACTGCTAAAGGACTGAGTCCCAAACCTATCGTTGTGGAAAACAGACCGGGGGGAGGCGGCGCTGTTGCTTATAATTATGTAGGCAAACAACAGCATGGCGATCCTCATTATCTTACGATTGTGGTCACACCTTTCCTTACCACACCTTTACAAGGTATGGCTGAAGTAGACTACACAAAATTCGAAGCGATTGCCCGCATGGGTGTTGACAACTCCAACGGTTTACTGGTACCGGCCAAATCGCAATTTAATACCATTGAAGAGTTTATCGATTATGCTAAAGCCAATCCGCTGAAACTAAACCTTGGTGGAGGAAACATCGGTTCTGCTGACAGCATCATGACTCAAGTCCTGGAAGAGGGCACAGGTATCAAGCTCAATTATGTCGCTTTCGGTGGCGGCGGTGAGACAGTAACAGCAGCTTTAGGCGGTCATGTTGATGCTATCTGGGGTAACCTGGCTGAGACTAAGGATTATGTGGATAACGGGGATCTCAAATTACTGGCCACCATCAGCAGCGAGAGACTGTCCCTGACTCCGGATACCCCAACCTTTATTGAAAAAGGCTATCCTGAAGTAGATTACCCCATGTTCAGAGGTTTCGCAGCTCCGGGAGGTATTCCCGAAGAAGCGATAGCTTACTGGGAAGATGTCTGCAAGCAGGTGTATGATTCCCCTGAGTGGCAGGAAGGTTACTTAAAAGCCAATGTTATCAGCCCTGGCTTTATGGGCCGTGCTGAATTCAGCCAGGAGTTGGAAGCACAAAATGAATTCCACGCCAAGGTTCTTAAGGCCCTCGGCCTAATCAAGTAA
- the eno gene encoding phosphopyruvate hydratase codes for MEGFKIKSVKARQVFDSRANPTVEVDITLKDETVGRGIVPSGASTGLFEAVELRDGEETFDGKGVSKAIHHVNEQLAPLLLDIDVRDQKAIDSRLIEIDGTPNKSRLGANAILGCSMAACWAGANYYKVPLYRYLGGSAANKLPVPMVQIIGGGAHADNAIDIQDFLVIPTSAPTFSEGYEMVVNVYNAAKMIFKGAGKPVSIADEGGLWPTGFQSNEEGLKLLCESIELAGYTPGQDLGIALDIASSEFYDPERGTYRLELEEKTLTKEEMVGMLSDWVDKYPIISIEDGMSELDWEGNLLLTQKLGKKIQLIGDDLFTTNIERIRKGVEMKVDNAVLIKMNQIGTITETIETIEFTQNHGYLPVVSARSGETEDCTIVHLAIATNAGQLKVGSAARSERTAKWNEVLRIEEALGSSARYPSKGVFAAAGIQFNQY; via the coding sequence ATGGAAGGGTTTAAGATCAAAAGCGTTAAGGCACGTCAGGTTTTCGATTCCCGGGCTAATCCGACTGTAGAAGTTGATATAACCCTAAAGGATGAAACAGTCGGACGTGGCATCGTCCCCTCCGGCGCCTCGACAGGTCTCTTTGAAGCGGTGGAATTAAGAGACGGTGAGGAAACCTTCGACGGTAAAGGTGTAAGCAAGGCTATCCATCATGTTAATGAACAGCTGGCACCGCTGCTTCTGGATATAGATGTTCGCGACCAAAAAGCCATTGACAGCAGGCTGATAGAAATTGATGGGACCCCTAACAAATCCCGCCTGGGTGCCAATGCGATTCTGGGATGTTCTATGGCTGCTTGCTGGGCAGGTGCTAATTATTATAAAGTACCTCTTTACAGATATCTGGGAGGTTCGGCGGCGAATAAGCTGCCCGTGCCCATGGTTCAGATTATAGGTGGAGGCGCACATGCCGACAACGCCATAGATATTCAGGATTTTCTGGTCATCCCAACCAGTGCCCCAACCTTTAGTGAGGGCTATGAGATGGTGGTCAATGTCTATAACGCCGCTAAGATGATCTTTAAGGGGGCCGGCAAACCTGTCTCTATAGCTGATGAAGGTGGTTTATGGCCTACGGGGTTCCAATCAAACGAAGAAGGATTAAAACTCCTCTGTGAAAGTATCGAATTGGCCGGGTATACGCCGGGTCAGGATCTGGGGATAGCATTAGATATAGCCTCCAGTGAATTTTATGATCCAGAGCGGGGCACCTACCGTCTTGAGCTGGAAGAGAAAACTCTGACCAAGGAAGAGATGGTGGGCATGCTCTCTGATTGGGTGGATAAATACCCCATCATTTCCATAGAAGATGGAATGAGCGAGCTGGACTGGGAGGGCAACCTTCTTTTAACGCAAAAACTGGGCAAAAAAATTCAATTAATCGGGGACGACTTGTTCACAACCAATATAGAGCGCATTAGAAAAGGCGTTGAGATGAAGGTTGACAATGCCGTTCTGATCAAAATGAACCAAATCGGAACGATTACGGAAACCATCGAAACCATCGAATTTACACAAAACCATGGTTATTTACCGGTTGTATCGGCCAGAAGCGGAGAAACGGAGGATTGCACCATCGTTCATCTTGCCATTGCCACCAATGCCGGACAGCTGAAAGTAGGGTCGGCAGCCCGCAGTGAGAGAACAGCTAAGTGGAATGAAGTGTTGCGCATCGAGGAGGCTTTAGGGTCTTCGGCAAGATATCCATCGAAAGGGGTGTTTGCAGCAGCCGGTATCCAATTTAACCAATATTAA
- a CDS encoding HpcH/HpaI aldolase family protein has translation MFLKKKLSAGKSVVGTMLNLVYNPDIVRIYAEAGLDYFIVDCEHAAYTFREINHLVSVAKNAGVSVLVRIPQVDRAHVQRLLDIGAEGFMIPGVQSAETMRETVRLAKYPPLGERGVGGSIVTDFKPVNWAEWVQERNDEIFIMAQIEHVKAVEDIDSILAVQGVDAVIFGPRDLSNDLGIIGQTEHPKVYECYEKVYRAADRQGVVKGFFTAADAAKMGWAVERGAQMLLWSGDVAALQTYTAKGVKTIKELPGFNP, from the coding sequence ATGTTTTTAAAGAAAAAATTAAGCGCTGGGAAATCCGTGGTGGGAACCATGCTCAATCTTGTTTACAACCCTGATATCGTCCGCATCTACGCCGAAGCCGGTCTCGATTATTTCATTGTCGATTGCGAGCACGCGGCCTATACATTTCGCGAAATAAATCACTTGGTTTCTGTGGCGAAGAACGCCGGGGTCTCTGTATTGGTCAGGATTCCTCAGGTAGATCGGGCCCATGTGCAGAGGTTATTGGACATTGGCGCAGAGGGTTTTATGATTCCAGGTGTCCAATCGGCTGAGACGATGAGAGAGACCGTCCGTCTGGCCAAATACCCTCCCCTGGGAGAAAGAGGAGTAGGCGGCAGTATTGTCACGGATTTCAAACCTGTTAACTGGGCGGAATGGGTACAGGAGCGCAATGATGAAATCTTCATTATGGCCCAGATTGAGCATGTCAAGGCAGTGGAGGATATAGACAGCATCCTCGCTGTCCAGGGAGTGGATGCCGTAATTTTTGGCCCGCGGGATCTTTCCAATGATCTGGGAATCATCGGGCAAACCGAACATCCTAAGGTTTACGAGTGCTATGAAAAGGTCTATAGGGCCGCCGACCGGCAAGGAGTTGTCAAAGGCTTTTTCACTGCGGCAGATGCTGCCAAAATGGGCTGGGCTGTGGAGCGGGGAGCACAGATGCTGCTGTGGTCGGGGGATGTTGCCGCTCTGCAGACCTATACCGCCAAGGGAGTGAAAACGATTAAAGAGCTTCCTGGTTTCAACCCCTGA
- a CDS encoding MtaA/CmuA family methyltransferase produces MSLGDMTPKERVMAAIYDHDLDFFPAICPTSVANFECMRLTNSFFPKAHFDAQSMADLAASAHHVLGFDTVMPYFSVHLEAEVLGCTISWGDGTVMPVITKRPFDRVEQFEPPANFLNRPLCKQLLKAIRLLKKQSGGEVGIIGKVVGPWSLAYNLYGAENLLLDTILEPKRTFNFINELSSIPIEFAKAQFEAGADMITWADHVTSDLISAKLYEEFVLPIHKIAAAKLENRGPIILHICGNVMDRLDLIKKTGFKIFHIDSRNDIQKAVEICSDNILLTGSINNPYTLTNGSTSDVKKEVRRNIEQGIKLISPECAIPFKVPNANLLELVNSIHRAPLSSLGKTKS; encoded by the coding sequence ATGTCATTAGGAGACATGACCCCCAAAGAACGGGTAATGGCAGCTATTTATGATCATGATCTGGACTTTTTTCCGGCAATCTGCCCTACATCAGTGGCAAACTTTGAGTGTATGCGACTGACCAATTCATTTTTTCCCAAGGCACACTTTGATGCCCAAAGCATGGCAGATCTTGCCGCATCCGCTCACCATGTATTGGGTTTTGATACGGTAATGCCTTATTTTTCGGTACATCTTGAGGCTGAGGTGCTGGGCTGTACTATATCTTGGGGGGACGGCACCGTTATGCCGGTCATAACTAAACGCCCTTTCGATCGGGTAGAACAGTTTGAACCCCCTGCCAATTTTCTGAATCGTCCCTTATGCAAACAACTTCTCAAGGCTATCCGCTTGTTAAAAAAGCAATCAGGCGGAGAAGTCGGGATCATTGGTAAAGTTGTTGGCCCCTGGAGCCTTGCTTATAATCTTTATGGAGCGGAAAACCTATTGCTCGATACCATACTTGAACCCAAACGGACCTTTAATTTCATCAATGAATTGTCCAGTATTCCCATCGAGTTCGCCAAAGCTCAATTTGAAGCGGGTGCCGATATGATCACCTGGGCGGATCATGTTACTTCCGACCTGATAAGCGCCAAGTTGTATGAGGAGTTCGTCTTGCCAATCCATAAAATTGCCGCAGCTAAACTTGAAAACCGGGGACCGATTATCTTGCATATCTGCGGCAATGTCATGGATCGTTTGGACTTAATCAAAAAGACAGGCTTTAAAATCTTCCATATTGATTCCCGCAACGATATCCAAAAAGCCGTAGAGATCTGCTCTGACAACATTTTGCTTACCGGCAGCATCAATAATCCCTATACCCTTACGAACGGTTCAACCAGTGACGTCAAAAAGGAAGTGAGGAGGAACATCGAACAGGGGATAAAGCTCATTTCGCCGGAATGTGCCATTCCCTTTAAGGTGCCCAATGCCAATTTACTCGAACTGGTTAATTCCATACACCGCGCTCCCTTATCATCCCTTGGCAAAACAAAGTCTTAG